One Bombus vancouverensis nearcticus chromosome 7, iyBomVanc1_principal, whole genome shotgun sequence DNA window includes the following coding sequences:
- the LOC117155802 gene encoding histone H2A: protein MSSRGKGVKPKAKGKSSRSLKAGLQFPVSRIHRLLRKGNYAERVGSGAPVYLAAVMEYLAAEVLELTGNAARDNKKSRIIPRHVQLAIRNDEELNKLLCGVTISQGGVLPNIQAALLPRKTEKKT from the coding sequence ATGTCCAGTCGTGGAAAAGGAGTGAAACCAAAGGCGAAGGGAAAGTCATCCCGTTCGTTGAAAGCAGGACTCCAATTTCCTGTTAGTCGTATCCATAGACTTCTGAGGAAAGGTAATTACGCCGAACGCGTGGGATCTGGTGCTCCTGTCTACCTGGCTGCAGTTATGGAATATTTGGCTGCCGAAGTTCTGGAATTGACTGGAAATGCAGCACGAGACAATAAAAAGTCCAGAATCATACCCAGACACGTTCAACTCGCCATCCGTAATGACGAGGAATTAAACAAATTACTATGTGGAGTCACCATCAGTCAAGGAGGTGTTTTGCCAAATATTCAAGCGGCACTTTTGCCAAGAAAAACAGAGAAGAAGACATAA
- the LOC117155792 gene encoding histone H2B, with amino-acid sequence MPPKTGGKTVKKAGKAQKSINKANKMRRRRKESYVIYYFIIYKVLKQVHPAEASRLAHYNKRSTITSRKIQTEVRLLLPGVLAKHAVSEGTNAVTKYTSLK; translated from the exons ATGCCGCCAAAAACTGGTGGGAAGACAGTGAAGAAGGCTGGTAAAGCCCAGAAAAGTATTAATAAAGCTAACAAGATGAGACGTAGGAGGAAGGAAAGCTACgttatttactattttattatttataaagtttTGAAACAAGTGCATCCAG CAGAAGCATCTCGCTTGGCGCACTACAATAAACGATCGACAATTACTTCTCGCAAAATTCAAACAGAAGTACGTTTGCTTCTTCCTGGAGTGTTGGCTAAGCATGCGGTTAGTGAAGGAACTAACGCCGTTACGAAATACACCagcttaaaataa